One part of the Trichoplusia ni isolate ovarian cell line Hi5 chromosome 2, tn1, whole genome shotgun sequence genome encodes these proteins:
- the LOC113500996 gene encoding uncharacterized protein LOC113500996: MSFNLLAAKAVASQAAQDLAAIKADTIGASKEAVLKAVSEITDIATSGLVQKGQALKAAAGAILGSILNGATSAGSTLARAGIDMVAAKLGLIDPPVPQVPFVEENETVAEVSTQKPQPISAVEARSSNNRPSSAYPKPLVKVTPQRSHYKAPVYGPSGNGPIIYEIINTPGGYSSPLRFRFN, translated from the exons ATGTCCTTCAACCTGCTGGCAGCCAAAGCTGTGGCAAGCCAGGCGGCGCAGGACCTGGCCGCTATCAAAGCTGACACCATCGGCGCTAGCAAGGAAGCTGTCCTCAAAGCCGTGTCTGAAATCACTGATATTGCAACTTCAGGTCTTGTGCAAAAAG GTCAAGCACTGAAAGCTGCTGCGGGTGCAATCTTGGGTTCCATTTTGAACGGCGCGACGTCTGCGGGCTCCACCCTCGCCAGGGCAGGCATCGACATGGTAGCCGCCAAACTGGGTCTCATCGACCCCCCAGTGCCACAGGTTCCCTTCGTAGAAGAGAATGAAACC GTGGCTGAAGTCTCAACACAGAAACCTCAACCCATTAGCGCTGTCGAAGCCAGGTCTTCAAACAACAGGCCATCATCAGCCTACCCAAAGCCTCTCGTCAAAGTGACTCCTCAGAGAAGCCATTACAAGGCCCCCGTCTATGGACCTTCAGGAAACGGTCCCATTATCTATGA AATCATCAACACTCCGGGAGGTTACTCAAGCCCTTTAAggtttagatttaattaa
- the LOC113501004 gene encoding uncharacterized protein LOC113501004 has translation MDLIAAKFGMVPPKPPCINKPPQLIPPPNRIVINRPDNIIPSFYPPPAPAAQYHHPLIYPPVVPERSFYRKPTTHHGFKRPAGSRFAIMDMPRFDAQAFEAFQYGKK, from the exons ATGGACCTGATCGCTGCTAAGTTTGGGATGGTCCCACCGAAGCCACCATGCATCAACAAACCACCACAATTGATCCCACCGCCAAACCGCATCGTCATTAACAGGCCT GACAACATCATCCCATCTTTTTATCCCCCACCTGCGCCGGCTGCTCAATACCACCATCCTCTTATCTACCCTCCAGTAGTGCCAGAAAGGAGTTTCTACAGGAAACCAACCACCCACCACGGATTCAAAAGGCCCGCTGGATCACGTTTCGC GATAATGGATATGCCCAGATTTGATGCTCAAGCATTCGAGGCGTTCCAATATGGAAAGAAATGA
- the LOC113501371 gene encoding hornerin-like: MAKFVILLALVAAIVTPGYTYGPYGGYGGGYGGDYGGGGHGGGYGGGYGGGYGGGYDGGYGGGYGGSYGGGYGGGYGGGYHGHGHQHGHHDYHEHHKPQHQEEKHEQEQKVEGQKVVEKYPGTPTTTGTVIGAILEEKQKEAAAAQTRFKQDFNGYKRETASETQKGQVSLSSQASTASAQTGSAQTTFESQKSVTQKPHNHEYGGHQHEHKHEQTHKVEEQKVVELKPEIQEAIASIFNQHKEEQKQESVAQAAVKQETSGFKQEAAFETQKGAQVSVSTASASVQTAFESKKTVTHKPVTEYGGYGGSYVGYQGGHSHQHEQKHKHKVEEQKVVDNKPEVQEAAIATVFGALQEVQQQQAVAQTSFQQESSGFKQEAAFETQKGGQISVSSQAATGSAQTTFESKKPVTQKPVTGHGGYGGYGGSYGGYHGGYGHQHEQKHKHKVEEQKVVENKPEVQEAAVATVFGALQEVKQQQAVAQTSFQQESSGFKQEAAFETHKAGQVSVSSQAATGSAQTTFESKKTVTQKPFTGHGGYGGYGGSYGGYHGGYGHQHEHKHKVEEQKTFEKKPEEQQAVSGTVIGASQEAHEQHAVAQTSFQQDASGFKHEVAFATEKGAQVSQSIQAGFASTQTAFVNAQTGTATQKSVNHKPDNHGSYKGYGHGHGYGGYGHHGYGHY; encoded by the exons ATGGCTAAGTTTGTG attctCCTGGCGTTAGTCGCAGCTATTGTGACACCAG GATACACCTATGGACCATACGGTGGCTATGGGGGTGGCTACGGTGGGGACTACGGTGGCGGTGGACACGGCGGGGGCTACGGCGGGGGCTATGGCGGGGGCTACGGCGGCGGCTACGATGGGGGCTACGGCGGTGGCTATGGTGGCAGCTATGGCGGTGGCTATGGCGGCGGCTACGGAGGCGGCTATCACGGACACGGCCACCAACACGGTCACCATGACTATCACGAGCATCACAAGCCTCAGCACCAGGAGGAAAAACATGAACAAGAACAAAAAGTTGAAGGACAGAAAGTAGTCGAAAAATACCCAGGAACGCCGACAACTACTGGGACCGTCATCGGTGctattttagaagaaaaacagAAAGAAGCTGCTGCTGCTCAGACCAGATTCAAGCAAGACTTTAATGGGTACAAACGTGAAACTGCATCCGAAACTCAGAAAGGTCAAGTCAGTCTCTCCAGCCAGGCTTCCACAGCGAGTGCACAAACTGGGTCCGCACAAACTACTTTTGAGAGTCAAAAATCTGTCACTCAAAAGCCACATAATCATGAATACGGCGGCCACCAACACGAACATAAACATGAACAAACTCACAAAGTTGAAGAACAGAAAGTTGTAGAATTAAAGCCTGAGATACAAGAAGCCATTGCTAGCATCTTCAATCAACATAAAGAGGAACAAAAGCAGGAATCTGTAGCCCAGGCTGCTGTCAAACAAGAGACCAGTGGATTCAAACAGGAAGCTGCATTTGAAACTCAAAAAGGAGCCCAAGTCAGTGTATCTACAGCGTCAGCGAGCGTACAAACTGCTTTTGAAAGCAAGAAAACAGTGACACACAAACCAGTTACTGAATACGGCGGCTATGGTGGTAGCTATGTTGGCTACCAAGGGGGCCACAGCCACCAACACGAGCAAAAACATAAACACAAGGTCGAAGAACAAAAAGTAGTCGATAATAAACCTGAAGTGCAAGAAGCTGCAATTGCAACCGTGTTTGGTGCTCTTCAAGAGGTACAACAGCAGCAGGCAGTCGCCCAGACCAGCTTCCAGCAAGAGTCCAGTGGATTCAAACAGGAAGCCGCATTCGAAACTCAGAAAGGCGGCCAAATCAGTGTCTCCAGCCAAGCGGCAACAGGAAGTGCACAAACTACTTTTGAGAGCAAGAAACCCGTAACACAAAAGCCTGTTACTGGGCATGGAGGTTATGGCGGCTATGGTGGTAGCTACGGTGGCTATCATGGGGGCTACGGCCACCAACACGAGCAAAAACATAAACACAAGGTCGAAGAACAAAAAGTAGTCGAAAATAAACCTGAAGTGCAAGAAGCTGCCGTTGCAACCGTGTTTGGTGCTCTTCAAGAGGTAAAACAGCAGCAGGCAGTCGCCCAGACCAGCTTCCAGCAAGAGTCCAGTGGATTCAAACAGGAAGCCGCATTCGAAACCCACAAAGCAGGCCAAGTCAGTGTCTCCAGCCAAGCGGCAACAGGAAGTGCACAAACTACTTTTGAGAGCAAGAAAACCGTAACACAAAAGCCATTTACTGGGCATGGAGGTTATGGCGGCTATGGTGGTAGCTACGGTGGCTATCATGGGGGCTACGGCCACCAACACGAACACAAACACAAGGTCGAAGAACAAAAGACATTCGAAAAGAAACCTGAAGAGCAACAGGCAGTTTCTGGAACGGTCATTGGCGCTTCACAAGAGGCACATGAGCAGCATGCTGTCGCCCAGACCAGCTTCCAACAAGACGCCAGTGGATTTAAACACGAAGTAGCATTCGCAACTGAAAAGGGTGCTCAGGTCAGTCAATCCATTCAAGCTGGATTCGCGAGCACCCAAACAGCGTTTGTCAATGCCCAAACTGGAACTGCAACCCAAAAATCAGTCAATCACAAGCCAGATAATCATGGAAGTTATAAAGGCTACGGCCACGGCCATGGCTATGGCGGCTACGGCCATCACGGATATGGACATTATTAG
- the LOC113503689 gene encoding glycine-rich cell wall structural protein 1.8-like, which yields MFGFGGCGGFGGGQGFGGPQGFGGFGGQNFGQGMAQGMHGGFNQGGFRPNAMPGHGGFGGAQASGGQGFGHSHGGYGGGMQNGLQSGSQGQSGGYSSQQPQQHGYGSQAGYGGGYQGGYGQ from the exons ATGTTCGGCTTTGGAG GTTGCGGCGGATTCGGCGGCGGTCAAGGATTTGGCGGACCTCAAGGGTTCGGCGGCTTCGGCGGGCAGAACTTCGGGCAAGGAATGGCCCAAGGCATGCACGGTGGATTCAACCAAGGAGGATTCAGGCCCAACGCAATGCCTGGTCATGGAGGCTTCGGCGGAGCACAGGCGAGCGGCGGTCAAGGGTTTGGCCACAGCCACGGTGGATACGGCGGCGGCATGCAGAACGGTTTGCAGTCAGGAAGCCAGGGTCAGAGCGGTGGCTACAGCAGTCAGCAGCCGCAGCAGCACGGGTACGGCAGCCAGGCCGGGTACGGTGGCGGCTATCAAGGCGGATACGGGCAATAG
- the LOC113503648 gene encoding uncharacterized protein LOC113503648 codes for MVMSCAGMGDAVLRERLPTLWRRIEDAHYSYLETDDSPEKLQQKKKLEDYIIEYLSLVPHESKFGLTETKHKEYEIFNFEPYAVVTDYIIEYLSLVPHECKFGLTETGKVFQRTVNELPEFSAYRAGLGWAALARYAANLLAQPWRKEYRVIRLYCGYYKHEVEANMVGAEILLQAMGYKPAGAGKMELDAPICPDMVAAVSRDALIAQCECQIMSHMWEATWSRGVRVSWRDIWLERTRPSGALQDRVNNIYADGAEIYSNVPVTNPSDAYRNRVVDSRYQGAAHCNHMCDETEHGLSPQVACPQYVGGGAMLPPVMFPLGAELAPACSAVPVLSPYGVPYYYPVQAPYMLPTPVYAPIKHAATVPVNGYPPLPQYRYPAVPTAQLIELDTPSVYENGKFERYKDDERSHKKNRHLEASRRNSTSKSGLSDVSLPSLPRSDTQPALSKAREDGMGTYESWDYVFRNLSSKEQEGDVRSRFSPSLDRDSRTLDRLDREERRVKYQPTTLDLEDGLQALNLDRTYDEEVYRTAKVNENLMRMKQEQELKRAKQLAKKHSDERKVKRQVPEPIGHPKAEALITPKVAPDKVKLLSKKDIKDRKEVIKQQTTVNGSVSTAAEVKKVKKPVKLVALEVEKSKSKENGVHTTGHSSRSNPASNANPQNYDLKAQLIVSLDETDHARRSPPKQPQQNGDRERTVSRTSSQHNSDRDRQDVGTSEVRDKWECGTCTYLNKGSLFACEMCGKSRRGPEIQPLRSGGRECPACTLVNDRAAARCDACATSLDHCPTYI; via the exons ATGGTGATGTCGTGCGCCGGCATGGGCGACGCCGTGCTCCGGGAGCGGCTGCCGACGCTGTGGCGCCGCATCGAGGACGCGCACTACAGCTACCTCGAGACCGACGACAGCCCTGAGAAACTGCAGCAGAAGAAGAAACTCGAAG ATTACATAATAGAATACCTATCGCTAGTGCCTCACGAAAGCAAGTTCGGTCTGACGGAGACGAAACATAAAGAATacgagatttttaattttgaaccttatgcCGTTGTTACAGATTACATAATAGAATACCTATCGCTAGTGCCTCACGAATGCAAGTTCGGTCTGACGGAGACGGGCAAGGTGTTCCAGCGCACCGTGAACGAGCTGCCGGAGTTCAGTGCGTACCGCGCGGGGCTCGGGTGGGCCGCGCTCGCCAGGTACGCGGCCAACCTACTGGCCCAGCCCTGGAGGAAGGAGTACAGAGTTATACGG CTATACTGTGGTTACTACAAGCACGAAGTCGAGGCGAACATGGTGGGCGCCGAGATCCTCCTCCAAGCCATGGGCTACAAGCCCGCGGGCGCGGGGAAGATGGAACTGGACGCGCCGATCTGCCCGGACATGGTCGCCGCTGTGTCCAGGGACGCTCTCATCGCGCAGTGTGAATGTCAG ATAATGTCTCACATGTGGGAGGCGACGTGGTCGCGGGGCGTGCGCGTGTCCTGGCGTGACATCTGGCTCGAGCGCACGCGACCCTCAGGAGCGCTGCAAGACCGTGTCAACAACATCTATGCCGACG GTGCCGAAATTTACTCAAACGTACCGGTAACAAATCCCTCGGACGCGTACCGCAACCGAGTAGTGGACAGCAGGTACCAGGGCGCGGCGCACTGCAACCACATGTGCGACGAGACCGAGCACGGCCTGAGCCCTCAGGTGGCGTGTCCGCAGTACGTGGGCGGCGGCGCCATGCTGCCTCCCGTCATGTTCCCGCTGGGCGCGGAGCTGGCGCCCGCCTGCAGCGCGGTGCCCGTCCTGTCCCCGTACGGCGTCCCCTACTACTACCCCGTGCAGGCCCCCTACATGCTGCCCACGCCCGTGTACGCGCCCATCAAGCACGCCGCCACGGTCCCCGTCAACGGTTACCCCCCGCTGCCGCAGTACAGGTACCCCGCTGTCCCCACCGCACAACTCATCGAACTCGACACCCCATCGGTCTACGAAAACGGAAAATTCGAGAGGTACAAGGATGATGAGCGAAGTCACAAGAAAAACAGACATCTTGAAGCCTCCAGAAGAAATAGCACGTCGAAGTCAGGTCTGAGTGACGTATCCCTGCCGAGTCTGCCGCGGTCCGACACGCAACCTGCCCTCAGCAAAGCGAGGGAAGACGGGATGGGCACCTACGAGAGTTGGGATTATGTCTTTAGAAATTTGTCAAGTAAAGAGCAGGAGGGTGACGTCAGAAGTCGATTTTCCCCATCTCTGGACAGAGATTCGAGGACGCTCGATAGGTTAGACAGAGAGGAGAGGAGGGTAAAGTATCAGCCGACGACGCTTGACCTCGAAGACGGCTTACAAGCGCTCAACCTCGACAGAACATACGACGAAGAAGTTTACAGAACAGCGAAAGTGAACGAGAATCTGATGAGGATGAAACAGGAACAAGAGTTAAAAAGGGCGAAGCAATTGGCGAAGAAGCATTCTGATGAGAGGAAAGTGAAGAGACAAGTGCCGGAGCCGATCGGACACCCGAAGGCTGAAGCTTTAATAACACCTAAAGTAGCGCCGGACAAAGTGAAGCTGCTTAGTAAAAAGGACATTAAAGATAGGAAGGAGGTCATAAAACAACAGACGACAGTGAACGGATCCGTATCGACTGCGGCCGAAGTCAAGAAAGTCAAGAAACCAGTCAAGCTGGTCGCTCTGGAGGTGGAGAAGTCCAAGAGCAAGGAGAATGGAGTACACACAACGGGGCACAGCTCCAGGAGTAATCCAG CATCAAACGCAAATCCACAAAACTACGACTTAAAAGCACAACTAATAGTGTCACTCGACGAAACCGACCACGCTAGGAGGTCGCCGCCGAAACAGCCTCAACAAAATGGCGACCGCGAGCGAACGGTGAGCAGAACATCCAGCCAACACAACAGCGATCGTGACAGACAAGACGTAGGCACCAGTGAGGTGAGGGACAAGTGGGAGTGCGGGACCTGTACTTATTTGAACAAGGGGAGTTTGTTCGCGTGTGAGATGTGTGGTAAGTCTCGTCGTGGGCCGGAGATCCAGCCGCTGCGGTCAGGCGGACGCGAGTGCCCCGCCTGCACGCTCGTCAACgaccgcgccgccgcccgctgcGACGCCTGCGCTACCAGCCTCGACCACTGCCCGACGTACATCTAA
- the LOC113503700 gene encoding uncharacterized protein LOC113503700, producing the protein MVQFILFTDPIRQEEISTFYNACQMQRDFYRGYPTAYHPLTYFKEPEYMWQCPRDMAQVYLSFPPYHVKYKQPAILPETTSRTSEMPTLPGRTLAGRFNKATCKAFVR; encoded by the exons AtggttcaatttattttatttactgatcCTATAAGGCAAGAAGAAATAAgtacattttataat GCTTGTCAAATGCAACGGGATTTCTATAGAGGATATCCTACAGCGTATCACCCGCTGACATACTTCAAGGAACCGGAGTATATGTGGCAATGCCCGCGTGACATGGCGCA AGTGTATTTAAGCTTCCCGCCTTACCATGTGAAGTACAAGCAGCCTGCAATTCTGCCGGAAACAACGAGTCGGACCTCGGAAATGCCCACTCTGCCTGGCAGGACGCTTGCTGGGCGTTTTAATAAAGCAACTTGTAAAGCATTTGTTAGATAA
- the LOC113503706 gene encoding uncharacterized protein LOC113503706 — MNILFIDNARQDEIETFYEAAQRHRDYYRGYPKANHPLIYFKEPEYMWQCPQEMTPVYLSFPMYHVRYKQPAVLPNNTGRTTVMPSLPGRTLAGRYNKAACKAFVR, encoded by the exons atgaatattttatttatagataacgCTAGACAGGATGAAATTGAAACGTTTTACGAA GCCGCCCAACGCCACAGGGACTATTACAGAGGGTACCCGAAGGCTAACCACCcgttaatttactttaaagaaCCGGAATATATGTGGCAATGTCCACAAGAAATGACTCc GGTATACCTCTCGTTCCCGATGTACCATGTAAGGTACAAGCAGCCGGCAGTGCTGCCTAACAACACGGGCCGGACGACGGTGATGCCGTCGTTACCGGGACGCACGCTTGCCGGACGGTACAATAAGGCGGCGTGCAAAGCCTTTGTCAGATGA
- the LOC113503683 gene encoding calcium and integrin-binding protein 1-like, which translates to MGGSHSYPGLTEDLLEDYTSLTYLSKGEILYLMKKFYSIDPDMINNNYHHRFSKEEIIKKFHVLKNNPFQDRIFAVFSSERDDCFSFEDMIDLCSVMSAECSAEVKATWAFRIFDLDEDNQISAKDISRIVDRLTWNINDNRDNYIDRESKLKIANVILSEINLDNSGTIGMNEFKLIMARIPEFTSSFYFRL; encoded by the exons ATGGGTGGTTCGCATTCATATCCTGGTTTGACTGAGGATCTTCTAGAAGACTACACGAGTTTAACGTATTTGAGTAAAGGGGAGATATTATA cttaatgaaaaagttttattcaatcGATCCAGACatgataaacaataattatcacCACAGGTTTTCTAAAGAGgagattataaaaaagtttcatGTGCTGAAG AACAATCCGTTCCAAGACCGAATATTCGCGGTATTTTCGTCGGAGCGTGACGATTGCTTTTCGTTTGAAGATATGATCGACTTGTGTTCTGTAATGAGCGCCGAATGTTCCGCAGAAGTGAAGGCGACGTGGGCTTTCAGGATATTTG ATCTTGATGAAGACAATCAGATATCGGCGAAGGACATCAGCCGGATCGTGGACCGGCTCACTTGGAATATCAACGACAATCGCGATAATTATATCGATCGGGAATCGAAACTCAAAATTGCTAATGTT ataTTAAGCGAAATTAACTTGGATAACAGTGGAACTATCGGAATGAAcgaatttaaacttattatgGCCAGGATACCGGAATTTACATCGTCATTCTATTTTAggctgtaa